A region from the Streptomyces sp. 3214.6 genome encodes:
- a CDS encoding PH domain-containing protein, producing MTSPEDQSPAPGPAGPEFKDRIYRSPAGIAGGVLLLGLVGWLGIDAIVAGEGRTPWLALATLILVVPLTVAFTLRPAVYAGQDRLRVRNPFRVIVLPWGQIASLRSGYSNEVVDASGKKFQLWSIPVSLRARKKANRRESRAAAQRDGGSAGQGGQGGRGAGGLGFGGLGGGLSRGSRGAVPEGPVRAETDRVMDELRELWQAREKEESAQGEVTVRWAWEILGPVVAGAVVLGILLAVG from the coding sequence ATGACGAGCCCGGAAGACCAGTCACCAGCGCCGGGGCCCGCGGGGCCCGAGTTCAAGGACCGCATCTACCGGTCGCCCGCGGGCATCGCCGGTGGGGTGCTGCTGCTGGGTCTGGTCGGCTGGCTCGGTATCGACGCGATCGTCGCGGGCGAGGGACGGACGCCGTGGCTGGCGCTCGCGACGCTGATCCTGGTGGTGCCGCTGACCGTCGCCTTCACGCTGCGGCCCGCCGTGTACGCGGGCCAGGACCGGCTGCGGGTGCGCAATCCGTTCCGGGTGATCGTGCTGCCCTGGGGACAGATCGCCTCGCTGCGGTCCGGCTACTCCAACGAGGTCGTCGACGCCTCGGGGAAGAAGTTCCAGCTGTGGTCCATCCCCGTCTCACTGCGGGCGCGGAAGAAGGCGAACCGGCGCGAGTCCCGGGCGGCGGCGCAGCGGGACGGCGGGAGCGCAGGCCAGGGCGGTCAGGGCGGCCGCGGCGCCGGCGGATTGGGGTTCGGGGGACTCGGGGGCGGGTTGTCGCGCGGGAGCCGCGGTGCGGTGCCCGAGGGGCCCGTGCGCGCCGAGACCGACCGGGTCATGGACGAGCTGCGGGAGCTGTGGCAGGCGCGCGAGAAGGAGGAGAGCGCCCAGGGCGAGGTGACCGTGCGCTGGGCCTGGGAGATCCTGGGCCCGGTGGTGGCGGGAGCCGTCGTGCTGGGGATTCTGCTGGCCGTGGGGTGA